In one window of bacterium DNA:
- the acpP gene encoding acyl carrier protein yields the protein MGLEERVGEIIVEQLGVTAEEVVPQASFIDDLGADSLDIVELVMAMEEAFDVEIPDEDAEKIQTIGSAVSYIKGKLGKE from the coding sequence ATGGGATTGGAAGAACGCGTCGGAGAAATCATCGTCGAGCAGCTCGGCGTCACGGCCGAGGAGGTCGTGCCCCAGGCATCGTTCATCGATGATCTCGGCGCCGATTCGCTCGACATCGTCGAGCTCGTGATGGCGATGGAGGAGGCCTTCGACGTCGAGATTCCGGATGAGGACGCGGAGAAGATCCAGACGATCGGCTCTGCGGTTTCCTACATCAAGGGCAAGCTCGGCAAGGAGTAA
- the rpmF gene encoding 50S ribosomal protein L32 produces the protein MIVPKRRTSKSRRNKRRSHHALDAPAKSVCPSCGAPKAPHRICGQCGVYRDRTVIETDEE, from the coding sequence ATGATCGTTCCCAAACGTCGAACCTCGAAATCGCGGCGCAACAAGCGACGCAGCCATCACGCGCTGGATGCGCCCGCAAAATCCGTCTGCCCGTCGTGCGGCGCGCCGAAGGCGCCTCACCGCATTTGTGGGCAATGCGGTGTGTATCGTGACCGCACGGTGATCGAGACGGACGAGGAGTAG
- a CDS encoding sulfatase-like hydrolase/transferase yields the protein MMAGRMALLAGLVLASCFMQACNRVEVVPEALSTPQRNEPPAGAPSFVLVTIDTLRADHVGAYGATDVETPTMDRLASEGVLFETAMASAPLTLPAHTSILTGLYPPRHGVRHNAIFRVSEKTPSVATHLREAGWQTGAFVGAAVLAAEFGLDRGFDRYDEQNGGDRSSVNGFPERSAEDVTDQALAWLQTIEGPYFLWVHYYDPHVAYAPPEPWAGRFAERPYDGEIAYVDSQLQRLLGGLEGRKDRPSTFLIVTSDHGEGLGEHGEPDHSYLVYDADLHVPLIVTGPEIESRRVTGVVSHTSIAPTMLSLAGLALEGRLDAPDLAPLLRGAQETEELTGWAYSESLAGRLDHGWSSLQAIRTDDHHYVRAPQPEVFELASDPGQLHNRLSPERSDLVDVASQAEARIEALSRGARGLETVEIDADRRAQVEALGYVVPDSVPEEGSVHPKDALPFARLSFIATAHLLSGEYDKALEVSARVLERFPDSYRMHDVAARSHLNLKAPEAALRHAQQCVELFGENVSTWMLLATVHLEKNDRVGARKAYEAALERDPGHLDPQLALMKLDIDEDLPAAERRAEVLLRDGCENPRLCERVAATWEIGGEFDRAFELYAETAGRFPDDSRLNQRMAIQYVRRGEDEAAARHQARVDPEQVDGALLVRLAIAYAARGTPELAIPVLENALARDPEDEGARHLLLRVQRESRRTDG from the coding sequence GTGATGGCAGGACGGATGGCTCTTCTCGCGGGGCTCGTGCTCGCGTCGTGTTTCATGCAGGCGTGCAATCGGGTGGAGGTCGTTCCCGAGGCCTTGTCGACTCCGCAGCGCAACGAGCCTCCCGCGGGCGCGCCCAGCTTCGTACTCGTCACGATCGATACGCTGCGTGCGGATCACGTGGGCGCCTACGGTGCCACCGATGTCGAGACACCCACGATGGATCGGCTGGCCAGCGAAGGCGTGCTCTTCGAGACCGCGATGGCCTCCGCGCCCCTGACACTGCCGGCGCATACGTCGATTCTCACGGGTCTCTATCCGCCGCGTCATGGCGTTCGCCACAACGCGATCTTTCGCGTCTCCGAAAAGACACCGAGTGTCGCGACGCATCTCCGGGAGGCTGGCTGGCAGACCGGCGCCTTCGTCGGGGCCGCCGTTCTCGCGGCGGAGTTCGGCCTCGATCGGGGCTTTGATCGGTATGACGAACAAAATGGCGGGGATCGCTCCAGCGTGAACGGTTTCCCGGAGCGCAGTGCTGAAGACGTGACGGACCAGGCGCTCGCCTGGCTGCAGACGATCGAGGGCCCCTACTTCCTCTGGGTGCACTACTACGATCCTCACGTCGCCTACGCTCCACCGGAACCCTGGGCAGGACGCTTCGCCGAACGCCCCTACGACGGCGAGATCGCCTACGTCGATTCCCAGCTCCAGAGGTTGCTGGGAGGTCTGGAAGGGCGGAAGGATCGGCCGTCCACCTTCCTCATCGTCACCTCCGACCATGGCGAAGGTCTGGGAGAGCATGGGGAGCCGGATCATTCCTATCTCGTCTACGACGCGGATCTGCATGTTCCGTTGATCGTGACCGGCCCCGAAATCGAAAGCCGTCGCGTCACGGGCGTCGTTTCTCACACCAGCATCGCGCCCACGATGCTCTCGCTGGCCGGATTGGCTCTGGAAGGTCGCCTGGATGCCCCGGATCTGGCGCCGCTCCTGCGCGGTGCACAGGAGACGGAGGAACTCACGGGCTGGGCGTATTCCGAGAGTCTGGCCGGTCGTCTCGACCACGGCTGGAGTTCGCTGCAGGCGATCCGGACCGACGACCACCACTACGTACGCGCACCGCAGCCCGAGGTCTTCGAACTCGCGAGCGACCCCGGACAGCTCCACAATCGCTTGTCGCCCGAGCGGTCGGATCTGGTGGACGTGGCCAGCCAGGCCGAAGCACGCATCGAAGCGTTGTCTCGCGGAGCCCGCGGTCTCGAGACCGTCGAGATCGACGCCGACAGGCGCGCTCAGGTCGAGGCGCTTGGCTATGTCGTTCCGGACTCCGTTCCCGAAGAAGGTTCCGTCCATCCGAAGGACGCGCTTCCCTTTGCGCGGCTCTCCTTCATCGCCACGGCTCACCTCTTGAGCGGCGAATACGACAAGGCCCTCGAGGTGTCGGCCCGCGTGCTGGAGCGGTTCCCCGACAGCTACCGGATGCACGATGTGGCGGCACGTAGTCATCTCAACCTGAAGGCGCCAGAGGCCGCATTGCGCCACGCCCAGCAATGCGTCGAGCTGTTCGGGGAGAACGTTTCGACCTGGATGTTGTTGGCGACCGTCCACCTCGAGAAAAACGATCGCGTCGGTGCACGGAAGGCCTACGAAGCTGCGCTCGAGCGCGATCCCGGGCATCTGGATCCGCAGCTCGCCTTGATGAAGCTCGACATCGATGAGGATCTCCCGGCCGCCGAGCGGCGGGCGGAAGTGCTCCTGCGAGATGGTTGCGAGAACCCGCGTCTATGCGAACGCGTTGCCGCGACCTGGGAGATCGGTGGGGAATTCGACCGCGCGTTCGAGCTCTACGCGGAAACGGCTGGCCGCTTCCCCGACGATTCCCGCCTGAACCAACGCATGGCGATTCAATATGTTCGTCGCGGAGAGGACGAAGCCGCAGCACGGCACCAGGCCCGCGTCGACCCCGAGCAGGTAGATGGCGCGCTCCTGGTGCGCCTTGCCATCGCCTACGCGGCTCGCGGAACGCCGGAACTCGCGATTCCCGTGCTCGAGAACGCCCTCGCGCGAGACCCCGAGGATGAGGGTGCGCGCCATCTCCTCCTGCGCGTGCAGCGGGAGAGTAGGCGCACCGACGGCTGA
- a CDS encoding sulfatase-like hydrolase/transferase codes for METNGSGIRWAAGLIGLSLAIACSDLELRENPEPSARTKGVEVAGELASARVAPVDAPDVVLITIDTLRADHVGAYGADHGATPNIDRLAEESVLFESALTTAPLTLPAHASMMTGLLPPQHGVRHNGVYFLRNEARTLAEEFREGGWATGAVLGAFVLSSQFGLQQGFDLYDDHFGEHRSSGSGFVERSAGEVTDQALRWVESVDAPFFLWVHYYDPHADYHPVEPHKSRFPGSPYVAEIAYTDAELGRLLEALRSRDRWANTVVALTSDHGEGLGQHGESTHGYFLYESVLRVPLLLRGPGLNAGNRRSDPVSNAAVGPTLASLAKLPPLDSSALPSLVEVDRASDTPIYAETLAPQLDFGWAPLSATRGEQFAYIHGPSPELYDIGADPHQVQNLLESQAADDATQARARLEAHVERVLADATKPSRRMIDSETARRMEALGYLVAQETPTQTGMDPKDGQRWIELMSSAMTAYFDNRFDDAEADAREVLEVFPESGKMRAIMARMALATGRLEEALHHVEALVRIHPDAAENHVLLGLTLLRMKKLEEAVAAFQTGVDRDSGHYGAHLGAMWKGALGKPLSEVQRHAELAIELSGGGPAILEEVGETWEGLGEFDQALAAYQRGLEEAPDSERLHMRVAIQYARRNDPTGFQAHIERAGAAGTRPDLLNRLGIALAARGAHRDAEMIFRGLLARHPGNQVARLNLARVFEQTDRVSEAESLRAGEAIPVGPAGPAIPANAAP; via the coding sequence ATGGAGACGAACGGTTCCGGAATTCGTTGGGCGGCGGGACTCATCGGCCTGTCGTTGGCAATCGCTTGTAGCGATCTGGAGCTCAGAGAGAACCCGGAGCCCTCAGCGCGGACGAAGGGCGTGGAGGTCGCCGGCGAACTCGCATCCGCGCGGGTTGCCCCGGTCGACGCCCCGGATGTCGTTCTGATCACGATCGATACCCTGCGCGCGGATCATGTCGGTGCCTACGGCGCGGACCACGGGGCCACACCCAACATCGATCGCCTCGCCGAGGAGAGCGTCCTCTTCGAGAGCGCCCTGACGACGGCACCGTTGACGTTGCCTGCCCACGCCTCGATGATGACCGGGCTCCTGCCTCCCCAACATGGTGTCCGACACAACGGGGTGTACTTCCTTCGCAATGAAGCGCGCACGCTGGCGGAGGAATTCCGGGAGGGCGGCTGGGCCACCGGTGCGGTCCTTGGCGCGTTCGTGCTCTCCTCGCAGTTCGGCCTCCAACAGGGCTTCGATCTCTACGACGATCATTTCGGGGAACACCGCTCCAGCGGGAGTGGCTTCGTCGAACGATCCGCAGGGGAGGTGACGGACCAGGCCCTGCGCTGGGTCGAGTCCGTCGATGCTCCGTTCTTCCTCTGGGTGCACTACTACGATCCGCATGCGGACTACCACCCGGTCGAGCCTCATAAGTCACGCTTCCCCGGTTCGCCCTACGTTGCCGAGATCGCCTATACCGACGCAGAGCTGGGTCGGCTCCTGGAAGCTCTACGCTCGAGGGACCGATGGGCGAACACGGTGGTGGCGCTGACCTCGGATCACGGAGAAGGCCTGGGCCAACACGGTGAGTCGACCCACGGCTATTTCCTGTACGAAAGCGTTCTCCGGGTTCCCTTGCTGCTTCGGGGGCCCGGATTGAATGCGGGCAACCGCCGTAGCGATCCGGTGTCGAATGCCGCTGTCGGTCCCACGCTCGCTTCCCTGGCGAAGCTACCGCCTCTCGATTCGAGTGCTCTTCCCTCGCTCGTCGAAGTAGATCGAGCGAGCGATACACCCATCTACGCAGAAACGCTCGCGCCGCAGCTCGATTTCGGCTGGGCTCCGCTCTCTGCGACACGCGGAGAACAATTCGCCTACATCCACGGACCCAGTCCGGAGCTCTACGACATCGGTGCCGATCCGCATCAGGTGCAGAACCTGCTCGAGAGCCAGGCCGCCGATGATGCAACCCAGGCGAGGGCGCGGTTGGAAGCGCACGTAGAGCGTGTGCTCGCGGACGCAACGAAACCCAGCCGAAGAATGATCGATTCCGAGACCGCTCGGCGGATGGAAGCCCTCGGGTACCTCGTTGCCCAGGAGACGCCCACCCAAACCGGCATGGATCCGAAGGACGGGCAACGTTGGATCGAGCTGATGTCGTCCGCAATGACCGCCTACTTCGACAACCGCTTCGACGATGCCGAAGCCGATGCACGCGAGGTGCTCGAAGTCTTCCCTGAGAGTGGCAAGATGCGCGCCATCATGGCTCGAATGGCGCTCGCGACCGGCCGCCTGGAGGAAGCGTTGCACCACGTCGAGGCCCTCGTGCGGATCCACCCCGACGCTGCCGAGAATCACGTGCTCCTGGGTTTGACCCTTCTGCGCATGAAGAAACTCGAAGAGGCCGTGGCCGCGTTCCAGACCGGCGTCGATCGGGATTCGGGACACTACGGAGCGCATCTGGGTGCGATGTGGAAGGGTGCGCTCGGGAAGCCTCTCTCCGAGGTCCAGCGCCATGCCGAACTTGCCATCGAACTCTCCGGCGGTGGGCCAGCGATCCTCGAGGAGGTTGGCGAGACGTGGGAAGGCCTGGGCGAGTTCGACCAGGCGTTGGCAGCCTATCAACGCGGACTCGAAGAGGCGCCGGACTCCGAACGATTGCATATGCGCGTGGCGATCCAATACGCGAGGCGCAACGATCCCACGGGTTTTCAGGCTCATATCGAGAGAGCAGGGGCGGCTGGAACCCGCCCGGACCTGCTGAACCGCCTCGGAATCGCCCTGGCCGCAAGGGGCGCACACCGCGACGCAGAGATGATCTTCCGCGGGCTCCTGGCCCGTCATCCCGGAAATCAGGTCGCGCGCCTCAACCTGGCGCGCGTGTTCGAGCAGACGGACAGGGTGTCGGAAGCGGAATCCTTGCGGGCTGGGGAGGCCATTCCAGTCGGGCCGGCTGGGCCGGCCATCCCGGCCAACGCTGCGCCGTGA
- the fabD gene encoding ACP S-malonyltransferase, giving the protein MGKDAYATSPAARAVFETADQALGFSLSKLCFEGPLEELRRTENQQPAILATSIALLRSLEERMSVVPSFVAGHSLGEYTALVAAEALALEDAVRLVHARGRFMQEAVPEGQGAMAAILGGSAETVAGACSETAERTGQVVVPANWNSPQQTVIAGHAAAVEQACELAKERGAKRAIALPVSAPFHCSLMEPAADKLAAELAQVRFSAPTVPVVTNVEAEPNSEAARIPELLRRQVTAAVRFTETVQRLVALGVDRVLEVGPGHVLSGLVARIDRKIQRSSASGIQEIDEVAAATTAG; this is encoded by the coding sequence ATGGGCAAAGACGCCTATGCCACGTCTCCTGCCGCGCGCGCGGTCTTCGAAACCGCCGACCAGGCCCTGGGTTTCTCGCTTTCGAAGCTCTGCTTCGAGGGGCCTCTGGAAGAGCTTCGCCGCACCGAGAATCAGCAGCCCGCCATCCTCGCCACCTCCATAGCGTTGTTGCGTTCCCTCGAAGAACGCATGTCCGTGGTCCCATCGTTCGTGGCGGGCCACAGCCTCGGCGAGTACACCGCGCTGGTCGCCGCGGAGGCGTTGGCCCTCGAAGATGCCGTGAGGCTGGTTCACGCACGCGGCCGCTTCATGCAGGAGGCGGTGCCGGAAGGGCAGGGCGCCATGGCTGCCATCCTTGGTGGAAGTGCCGAGACGGTGGCTGGCGCGTGTTCCGAGACTGCGGAACGGACTGGCCAGGTCGTAGTGCCCGCCAATTGGAACTCGCCGCAGCAGACGGTGATTGCCGGCCACGCCGCCGCCGTCGAGCAGGCTTGTGAGCTTGCCAAGGAGCGGGGGGCGAAACGTGCAATCGCATTGCCGGTCTCGGCACCTTTTCACTGCAGCTTGATGGAGCCCGCCGCCGACAAGCTCGCGGCCGAGCTTGCTCAGGTGCGTTTCTCTGCTCCGACCGTGCCGGTCGTGACGAATGTCGAGGCTGAGCCGAATTCGGAGGCCGCCCGGATTCCCGAGTTGCTTCGCCGCCAGGTCACGGCCGCCGTGCGCTTTACCGAGACGGTGCAACGCCTCGTCGCGCTTGGCGTCGATCGCGTGCTCGAGGTGGGGCCAGGGCACGTACTCTCCGGGCTCGTGGCCCGGATCGACCGCAAGATCCAACGTTCGAGCGCGAGCGGCATCCAAGAGATCGACGAAGTCGCCGCAGCAACCACCGCTGGGTGA
- a CDS encoding sulfatase-like hydrolase/transferase — translation MKKALLLASVLGVALASALATVGCNRIEILPADPPASVLLVTIDTLRADHVGAYGAEDVGTPVLDRLASEGVRFANAIAPTPITLPSHASLLTGLYPPSHGVRHNGVYRLGSEATTLAEHFGAAGYSTGAVVGAVVLAGQFGLAQGFDHYDDHVRGRQSSRSGYPERRAGEVTDRALAWLKDARDPFFLWVHYYDPHASYEPPEDWAKRFPGRPYDGEIAYVDAELGRLLLGARALGHEAPIVAVTSDHGESLGEHGERTHSVLVYDAVLRVPLILSGPGIPSGSVGEGVVSLVDLAPTLAGLAGLPELVDVEGRDLLTEMGSPRPRAEAEGWAYAESLVAKLTMGWDGLHTIRTSDYQYIQSSRPELFDLRSDPDELRDLLGVDASSAALSSGQRRWTEDAEQRLASLAEREIDRPMSVLDEATRAQIESLGYALPTPGAGGALAEPFSPRDGLDWIKKALAAHEAQLAGRLDLAEALARDVVDRFPQSQRGHDILTNVYLRTRRWEQAMHHAETLARLAPDWADHHARVGLTRMKTGDVPGAVQAFEQALARDPDHLGAHLGAMHALGLGGPLEDAREHASAVVRLAHQDRVFEELGRVWQANGRAFEARSAWETGLERFPTSERLRQRLAQGAPPAAQAEEGNAKP, via the coding sequence GTGAAGAAGGCTCTGCTCCTCGCGAGTGTGCTCGGGGTCGCACTTGCGTCGGCTCTCGCGACGGTGGGCTGCAACCGCATCGAGATCCTCCCGGCAGATCCGCCGGCGTCGGTTCTCCTCGTGACGATCGATACGCTGCGGGCAGACCATGTCGGCGCCTACGGTGCCGAGGACGTGGGGACTCCCGTGCTCGATCGGCTGGCGTCCGAGGGCGTACGCTTCGCGAACGCGATCGCTCCCACGCCGATCACCTTGCCGTCTCATGCTTCGCTACTGACGGGCCTGTATCCGCCGTCTCACGGCGTTCGACACAACGGGGTGTACCGCCTCGGCTCCGAGGCGACGACGCTTGCTGAACACTTTGGAGCCGCGGGCTATTCGACCGGAGCCGTGGTCGGAGCCGTCGTGCTCGCCGGGCAATTCGGTCTCGCGCAGGGCTTCGATCACTACGACGACCATGTACGCGGCAGGCAATCGAGTCGGAGTGGCTACCCGGAGCGTCGGGCGGGAGAGGTGACCGACCGGGCGCTGGCATGGCTGAAGGATGCCCGGGATCCATTCTTCCTATGGGTCCACTACTACGATCCCCACGCCTCCTACGAACCGCCCGAAGATTGGGCCAAGCGTTTTCCTGGACGTCCCTACGACGGCGAGATCGCCTATGTCGATGCGGAGCTGGGGCGCCTGCTCCTGGGTGCCCGGGCTCTGGGGCACGAAGCTCCGATCGTTGCCGTGACCTCCGATCACGGGGAGAGCCTCGGCGAGCACGGGGAGCGCACGCACTCGGTCCTCGTCTACGATGCGGTGCTCCGCGTCCCCCTGATCCTCTCCGGGCCGGGCATCCCTTCCGGTTCGGTAGGGGAGGGCGTCGTCTCGCTCGTGGATCTGGCACCTACGCTCGCGGGCCTGGCCGGTCTTCCGGAACTCGTCGACGTGGAGGGCCGCGACTTGCTGACGGAGATGGGCTCGCCGCGTCCACGGGCCGAGGCTGAGGGCTGGGCCTACGCCGAGAGCCTGGTCGCCAAGCTCACGATGGGATGGGATGGCCTTCACACGATTCGGACGAGCGACTATCAATACATCCAATCGTCTCGCCCCGAACTCTTCGATCTTCGAAGCGACCCGGACGAGCTTCGGGATCTTCTCGGCGTCGATGCAAGCTCCGCGGCGCTCTCGTCTGGCCAACGCAGGTGGACCGAGGACGCGGAGCAGCGCCTGGCATCCTTGGCCGAGCGAGAAATCGATCGTCCGATGTCCGTGCTGGACGAAGCGACCCGCGCGCAGATCGAATCGCTCGGCTACGCCCTGCCGACCCCCGGCGCGGGGGGAGCACTCGCTGAGCCGTTCTCACCGAGGGACGGTCTGGACTGGATCAAGAAGGCGCTGGCTGCGCACGAAGCCCAACTTGCCGGACGATTGGATCTTGCCGAGGCGCTGGCACGAGACGTCGTCGATCGCTTCCCCCAGAGCCAGCGCGGGCATGACATCCTGACGAACGTCTACCTCCGCACGCGTCGCTGGGAGCAGGCGATGCACCACGCGGAAACGTTGGCGCGGCTTGCCCCGGACTGGGCCGACCATCATGCCCGGGTCGGATTGACGCGGATGAAGACGGGCGATGTTCCTGGGGCCGTGCAGGCATTCGAGCAGGCGTTGGCCCGAGATCCCGACCATCTGGGCGCTCATCTCGGTGCGATGCACGCGCTGGGTCTCGGAGGGCCGCTCGAAGACGCCAGGGAGCACGCGAGTGCGGTGGTGCGACTGGCCCATCAGGATCGCGTCTTCGAGGAGTTGGGGCGCGTCTGGCAGGCGAACGGCCGCGCGTTCGAAGCCCGTTCGGCGTGGGAGACTGGTCTCGAACGCTTCCCGACGAGTGAGAGACTTCGCCAACGACTCGCCCAGGGTGCACCTCCGGCAGCCCAGGCTGAAGAAGGGAACGCGAAACCGTGA
- a CDS encoding DUF177 domain-containing protein: MELLVDRLTEDPSELEFAGSADWLATSAGDPALGKALVAPVRFSIQAHCMRENLYLEGVAEAEFELGCGRCLERYRQPVREPFRLVLEPAGARVPADPEGALALARDGLVLSEELEAGWFRGSEVQLDHFLQEVVTAGLPQKPLCREECAGLCPSCGIDRNVETCDCREEQPHSPFAALAGLRDRLASKEGESK, from the coding sequence GTGGAGCTGCTCGTTGATCGCTTGACCGAGGACCCGAGTGAGCTCGAGTTCGCGGGCTCGGCCGATTGGCTGGCCACGAGCGCCGGAGATCCTGCGCTCGGCAAGGCCCTGGTGGCACCGGTTCGTTTCAGCATCCAAGCCCACTGTATGAGGGAGAACCTCTACCTGGAGGGGGTCGCCGAGGCAGAATTCGAGCTCGGGTGCGGTAGGTGCCTGGAACGCTATCGTCAGCCGGTCCGTGAGCCTTTCCGGTTGGTGCTCGAGCCTGCCGGGGCCCGGGTTCCCGCCGATCCGGAGGGTGCCCTTGCCTTGGCACGTGACGGCCTGGTGCTCTCCGAAGAGCTCGAGGCCGGATGGTTTCGCGGTAGTGAGGTCCAGCTCGACCATTTCCTGCAGGAAGTGGTCACCGCCGGTCTCCCGCAGAAGCCCCTGTGTCGTGAGGAGTGCGCCGGTCTCTGTCCCAGCTGTGGAATCGACCGAAATGTCGAAACCTGTGATTGCCGGGAGGAGCAGCCCCATTCGCCCTTCGCAGCCCTGGCCGGTCTTCGAGACCGGTTGGCCTCGAAGGAAGGAGAGTCCAAATGA
- a CDS encoding class I SAM-dependent methyltransferase → MTDQTEFWNEHGNTWVVWQERLDRQIAPHGQLALDALDAKSGEAILDIGCGCGDTLLALAERVGPSGKVLGLDVSAPMLARARERVAKAGADQVAIQEGDAAEASLAPGGFDALFSRFGVMFFDDPVKAFTNFHQALRAGGRIAFVCWRGPQDNPWITVPMAAVAPLVEFPPPPPPGSPGMLALADEDRLRSILGDAGFSEITLQPADVAMAPGGGTLDGAVEMFLEIGPVASALRTSEADDATRRRVEDAVREAFAAQAGDDDQLELGSGCWLVTARRG, encoded by the coding sequence ATGACGGATCAAACCGAATTCTGGAACGAGCACGGCAATACCTGGGTGGTTTGGCAGGAGCGCCTCGATCGCCAGATCGCACCCCACGGTCAGCTTGCCCTCGACGCCCTCGACGCGAAGTCCGGTGAAGCCATCCTGGACATCGGTTGTGGCTGCGGCGATACCCTGCTTGCGTTGGCCGAGCGGGTCGGCCCGAGTGGCAAGGTGTTGGGTCTCGACGTTTCCGCTCCCATGTTGGCGCGTGCGCGGGAACGGGTGGCCAAGGCCGGGGCGGACCAGGTGGCGATCCAGGAAGGCGATGCTGCCGAGGCGTCGCTCGCCCCGGGTGGTTTCGACGCCCTGTTCTCGCGCTTTGGCGTGATGTTTTTCGACGACCCGGTGAAGGCATTCACCAACTTCCACCAGGCGCTCCGGGCCGGCGGGCGCATCGCGTTCGTTTGTTGGCGGGGCCCTCAGGACAACCCGTGGATCACCGTGCCGATGGCCGCAGTGGCTCCGCTCGTCGAATTCCCGCCGCCTCCGCCGCCCGGCTCTCCGGGCATGCTGGCCCTGGCCGACGAGGATCGCCTGCGCAGCATTCTTGGCGACGCCGGCTTCAGCGAGATCACCTTGCAGCCTGCGGATGTCGCGATGGCGCCGGGAGGTGGAACCCTCGACGGAGCGGTCGAGATGTTCCTGGAAATCGGCCCCGTGGCGTCGGCGCTCCGCACCAGCGAAGCGGATGATGCGACCCGGCGGCGGGTGGAGGACGCCGTGCGCGAGGCCTTCGCGGCCCAGGCCGGGGACGACGACCAACTCGAACTCGGTTCGGGATGTTGGCTGGTGACCGCCAGGCGAGGATAG
- a CDS encoding prepilin peptidase, protein MTASEELWVLTGLAFAFGLVVGSFLNVVIHRVPEGESIVQPRSRCPRCGVQIASWDNIPLVSYILLRGRCRHCQVSIPLRYPLLELVTGLVFAAIALRFGPDPMMLVWAGFSAALIAAAVIDFDHQFIPDGISVGGTLVALAIVPTTRWLLGEPALSAWLVSLTGGLVGAGFLWTVGFAHARISAAMGRRFPHWPGEGEEMPTPGSLDYWTWFPGLGFGDVKLMALIGVCLGPVGVLWTIILAAVVGLIWGGGVALFRGAANMPFGFAPSIAVAAILTMLVPSSFLSALLG, encoded by the coding sequence GTGACAGCCAGCGAAGAACTCTGGGTCCTGACGGGGCTCGCATTTGCGTTCGGGTTGGTGGTCGGCTCCTTCCTGAACGTGGTGATCCACCGGGTCCCCGAAGGCGAGTCCATCGTTCAGCCGCGGTCTCGCTGTCCCCGATGTGGCGTGCAGATCGCTTCCTGGGACAACATTCCGCTCGTTTCGTACATCCTGCTGCGAGGACGCTGCCGCCATTGCCAGGTGAGCATCCCGCTCCGCTATCCCCTCCTCGAACTCGTGACTGGCCTGGTCTTCGCCGCCATCGCGCTCCGCTTCGGTCCGGATCCGATGATGCTGGTGTGGGCCGGTTTCAGCGCTGCGCTCATCGCGGCGGCCGTGATCGATTTCGATCATCAGTTCATTCCCGATGGCATCAGCGTCGGGGGTACGTTGGTCGCGCTGGCGATCGTTCCCACCACGCGGTGGCTGCTTGGTGAGCCTGCCCTTTCGGCCTGGTTGGTGAGTCTCACGGGGGGGCTGGTGGGAGCTGGTTTTCTCTGGACCGTGGGTTTTGCCCACGCGCGGATCTCGGCGGCGATGGGTCGCCGCTTTCCGCATTGGCCCGGCGAAGGCGAAGAGATGCCAACCCCGGGAAGCCTCGACTACTGGACGTGGTTTCCGGGCCTGGGCTTTGGCGACGTGAAGCTGATGGCCTTGATCGGTGTCTGCCTCGGCCCGGTCGGTGTCTTGTGGACCATCATCCTGGCGGCGGTCGTTGGCCTCATCTGGGGCGGCGGGGTGGCGCTCTTCCGCGGAGCGGCCAACATGCCGTTCGGATTCGCGCCGTCCATCGCCGTCGCGGCGATCCTGACGATGCTGGTTCCATCCTCGTTCCTGAGCGCTCTCCTGGGCTGA